The nucleotide window GCTATAGAAGGATGTAAACACAATAGCATTCGATTCAGTTCACTAGATTCAATATTGTAAAAAAGAGCAACTGTTTTTAGGGTGTCTAACCATTTGTCGTACATAAGAGCCTCCTGTAAATATTATTTGTATATTAATACTATCACATTGTAATCTAAAAAGGGGAAAATACTGTAACATAGGTTACCGATAATATTAGAAAAATATTATATGATTTAGAAAAGATTAATAAAAGGAGGTTTTAACATGCACGATGGTTGTTCAGCTAGTTTTAGTTCAGGAAAAGAAGTAGTAGATAAAGTCAGAATGATGGGGTTTGACAAACAATTAATGCCAATGCCACTTATTATAATATGTAAAAATTGTAGTTCGGAATTCGAAATGACAACATATGAACATACTTGTCCTAAATGTGGAATGGTTCATGGTGTAACTCCATGTCATGCGTTTGATCCTGAGAATGTTCAAGCGGCAGGAATAGAATATTAATACGATAGTAAGAAACGAGTAAATTTTAGATTCTATAAAAATTTCTCGTTTTTTATTTTTGATAGACTTTTATTTTGAATAATCTACATATTAATTTATAGAAGTGATATAATTAAATGATAAGTATTTTTTGATAAATTCGAGGTGGGGAAATGTTTAAAATAGATAGTGATTTAGTGGAACAAGAGGCAGCCACAGAAGCTGTTTATCAACGGGGAAAATTGTATTATAGTAAGGATAGAATAAGATCACTGAGATGGAATCA belongs to Tissierellales bacterium and includes:
- a CDS encoding hydrogenase maturation nickel metallochaperone HypA; amino-acid sequence: MHDGCSASFSSGKEVVDKVRMMGFDKQLMPMPLIIICKNCSSEFEMTTYEHTCPKCGMVHGVTPCHAFDPENVQAAGIEY